DNA from Polaribacter sp. NJDZ03:
AAATAAAACATCTCCGTCTGTAAATGCAGTAGAAATCATAGAGTAACTGGTACTAAAGTTTCCTGTTTCAAAGAAAGGAGTGTTTTCAAATTGATTGCTACCAGAGACAAGATCTAATTGCTGAGAAAGATCTCTTGTTTGTATTTTATTACCTCTAACATCTATATTTAAATCCTTAATTGGCTTTAATGTAAAGGTGTAATCTAATTTATTGTAATGTGTTTTACTATAAGTTTTACTGTAATATTCTTCTCCATTATTTCTGTTTACAAACCAACCTTGTTCTAATGCTTTGTTTCTAATATCTACTTGACTACCAAAAGCAAAAGAAGTAGGAGCACCGCCTAAAAAACCAACATCTTCTGTATATCCTGGTAGTAATTGACCATTGTTTTCTGAATAACTTATTTTCCCTTGTTTTACAGAAGTTAGAACATCATAAGTACCTTTTAATATTTTTTTACCGATAGATAATTTTTTGTTTTGCTTAACTCTTCCTGGTGTTCTTGGTAAACCTGCACCTTGATCTCCTTTTGCATTTTTACGTTGATTTTTAGTCAATAATAATTTTTCGAAACCAAGCCCTTTGTAAAAAGCATCAAAATTAATAGTGGTATTTAAATTGTGTGTATTTGCATTTTGTATGGTGTTTCCTATTAAGTTTACAGAGGGTACATCTACACCATTAATGTCTATGGTATTTTGTGGAGCTGCTTGCCAGTCAAAATCTGCGGTATATGCGTAATCGGCTTTTATAAACTTTAAAAACGGAATTTTATCTATTGGTAAATTATAGGTTCCGTTTAATGCTTGATGGTAATGATTGGCTCTTCCTGTGTTAAAGAAGTCATCAAAAACCTGTATTTCATCATTGTTACCAAAAGTGTCGTAAATATAACTATTGGTTGCATTAAAGTTTACTTGTAATGATTTTGTTAAATCGAAACCAATGGTATAATCCCAATCGAATAAAAATCTACGTTGTTTTAATTCTGGTTGTGCAGATAGTCCTTTTACTAAATTTCTAGATTGTTGTTCATTATAATTTCTGTTGATACTAGAATTAATTGCAAAAGTTTTAGGAATTGGATTAAAATTAAAGTCTTTTATAAGTTGCCAATATTTGTTTCTAAAAATAGAATCATTATTTTTAAAAGGCTCTAATGGTTTAGAATCAAAACTAAAATTATAAGAAGCAGAAGCTCTTACACTTTCATTAATACGTTTTTTAATGTTATAATTTCTTTGAAATTCTTTATTATGTGCGTAAGATACCGCTAAGTTTTCTACATCGTAAAATCTTTGTTTTTTTGTAGAATTAGGGTTTCTATTCTTTTTTACGTTTGTAAAACTGATACTTGTTCTTTTGGTATAATCTCTAGAAAATTCACTGTTTTCATTTTCACCTAAAGCATCTGCTAATTCTATGTCTTGAAACTGAGGATCGTATTTTGGGTCTATATAAAGTTCACCAATACTATAACTCATTGGCAATTGAATTCCCCATTCTTTAGGGGTTAATACTTTACCTAAATTTATAGACGTAGCAACATCATATTGCTTTGTTTCATCTAAACTACGTTGGCCAACCCTGTCTTCTACATTACCAAAACCAACGGTAGACATGCTACCAGATAAAGATACATTTGCTACATCTGCAAAATTTGCATCGGCGTTTAGAACGGCTGCCCAACCACCTTTATTATCAAAACCAGAAGAGCGTAACTCATTAAACCAAACCTCACCACTAATTGGAGTTGTTGTTTTGTTTTTTACACCCAAAACAATTGTTTTTAACTCTGCCAACGTTGGGTTTCCTTTTACAGAAATTGTATAAGGTATTTCAGCGTTTTGGTCTATAGAAGTATAGATGTCTGTAATGGCAACACCAGCTTTGTCTCTTTCTAATTTTACCAATCCAAAAGTTTCTAGAAAAGCATCTAAATTATTTGCTTCTGGCCAAATATCTAAAGCAGAAGTACCATTTTCAGATACTTTTAAAGGTACTTCTATTTGATAAAAGTTGTCATCTAAATCTGTACCTAATCTTATAATTGCAGAAAAATCATCATCATTAATATCAAGTGCCCCTTCATTTTTTTGAAGATGTATAAACATCTTTAAATTTTTAAATCGTCTTAAATCTATGCTAATGTTTTTATAAATTGCTCTGGTTTCGTTTGCTGGTAAATTAGTTACTTTTAAGGTTGCAGATTGTTCGTTTTGTAATTGTACACTTGTACTACCTTGTAAACGCTCTCTTTCTATTCCAGGAGGCTGTATATAACTTCCTTCATTTTGTTCTATACTTACAACACCAACTTCAAAGTCTTTTAACTCATTTTTGTTTAAATCTATTGGAGTAGAAATAGATTCATCTAAGGTTTTTGTATATCGTCTCCAATCTCCACGTACTAAGTCTAACTCACCAAACCTAAGTACTACTGGCATTCTAAAATTAGTTAAAAACATTCTAACAAAACGAATGCTATTAAAATCTGAAATACCATTTACTTCTGTTCCACTTCTAATAGGAACTCTAAATTGGTACCATGTTGCTGTTTGCTTTTCTCCGTTTTCTAAAGTTACATCTGTTGTTTTTTTATCAACAATATAATTCTTTCCAACTACCAAATTATTTCTATTCATAGAAATTTTATACTCGTAGTAACTTTCTACGGTATTCATGGTCTGATCTTTATTTATATCTTCTACATCTGGGTAGGTGGTAGATGAAGTAGGGTAGCTTTCTGTAGATTGATTTAAAGTTGGAGAATTCCCTTGAGTATTGTTGTAATTTTTATATCTGGTAAGTATAGAAGCACGATTTGCATCTAACTCGCTACCTCTAAAATATTGAAAATTATCTGATGCAGGATCGTTTGGGTTTAATTTGCTAAAGTTAGGAAGCGTTGTGCTGTACTTAGTAAATTCCTCCGCATCATTTAAACCATCATATCCAAGATCTTGATTTGCTCTTGATTCATCATTTTCATCAAAAGCATAAATTATAGATGGGTTTGTTGGTACTTTACCCCAATTTGTTTCTATGGTATTGATATCTCCACCAGTTTCTGGCAAACCGTTTTCAAACATTTTTCGACTATCTTTTAAAATGTCTTCAGAAACATTACCTAAGTTTATGTATAAATCACCAACTTGGTTTGATGTGTTTTCTGGATTCATTCCTATAGGCAAACCTTCTTCCTCTGTAATTGAATAATTTTCATAAGGATCCATTACCCAAAACTGTACATATTCTACATTTGCTTGGTCAAAATTGTTGGTAGTTAATGCTCTCATAACTCCTGCCCACCTATTCTGAGGATTAGAAAAAGTTCCGTCTGCTTTTACATTAATACCGGTGTCAAAATTATAAGAACCTCTTTCTGATGGGAAATAAGCTAAATCTAAAGTTCTTATTACTGAGTTCTGTGTAATATCTAACTGCACATTAGGGAATAATTCTCTATAATTAATCTGTCTAGTTTCTGCTCTAGAAAGTTCTACAGCATTAATATTTGCAGGTGTATCTCCGGCTCCGTAAAAAATTTGATCTACATTATACCAGGCTAATTTTCCTCTTTGGTAATTGTAAGATAAATTTTCTTGATCACCATTAAAACCAGGGAAAAATTTGGGAGTACTGGCTTCATGCCAATCTAATGGCGATAATATACTAATAGGTATTTGAGAAGCTTCAAAATCATCTATATAAGAAGTTGCAGCACCTGCTACATCAATGCCACTTGGTGTGCCAGGAAGCAGGTATGCCATATCTGCTCTAACCGATAAATTAGAAGGCACATCTGTATCTACAAAAGGTAGTTTATTTGCCAATTTTGTAAAATAAGGTACTTCTGTACTGTAATCTATATTTACCCCAAACATGGTATTGTTTATAGGGTCTGAACCAAAATTAACTTTTGGAGTAATAGGCCTTTCATTTACATTTAGAATGGTTGCTCCAAGAATAAAATTATCTGAAAACTTGTGCTCAACATCTACACCCATAAAGGTTTTACGTTGTTGATTAAAGACTGCATTGTTCTCTGTAGAAACACTAATTGGTGTGCCAGAAGCTTGCAAACCAGTGTCTATAATTTGTACTCGACCTAGTTGATAATCTACCACATAATCTACACCTTCTACCAATTGTCTACCTCCTGCTGTTACGGTTACAGATCCTCTTGGTACGTTAAAAGCACCAATGGGTATTCCTCCAGAATTTTCTGATTTAAAATATCCTTTTAAGAAATACTTGTCTTTATTTTGATAATTGTTTTGTGCGTTTACTTTTGTGTTTAAATAAAGTTCTTTAAATAAATAGTTATTGTCTACCGTTTCATTTAAACCAATATCATTGTTGTTTTTTTGTACTAAATCATTTCCAAAAGGTTCTGGTTCTGGAAAAAATATAAATCCGTTTTGAGAATTTACGGTAATACCTTCTACGTAATCAAAATATCCGTCTGGACTTCTATATTGACTTTGGTCTAATTGGTCTAATTTAAAAACTTGTATTAGTGGCAAGTTAGGAATACCTGCTGTATTTGCATTTTGTAACACGTTAGAAGAAATACCTGTTTGGTCATCTCTATATTGAATTTCGAAATAAAAACCATCTTGCGATAAAGGGAAAGTACCTAAAGCATACACGTTTTTCATCATTAAACGCCATGTAGGAAAAGATTCTGTAATGGTAGCACCATTAACAACTCGATCTCTTTTGGTTTTTAAAATTTCACTGCGTAATAATTTTACAGCCAAAGTTTGTGGAGATAGAATACCATCATTAGAAAATTCACCAACTTTAAAAGAAGTTTTTGTACTCCCAGAAACGCCACCTGCAATTGTATATTCATAAGCAACGGCTAAAACCTCACCATCATTTAACCTTCTGTTTAAAGAAATAAAACCTAATTGAGAATTTAACGTAAACTCATTAGTGCTTAATTTTCTTGCATTTTCTAATACAGAATAATCTGTACCCTCACTCATGTTGTAAGGTTGCAAAGTGCTATTTACGGTAGAAATATTTCTAATACCACTAGTTGTAGTTAGTAAATTAGATAAATTATTCGATTCGTTTGTAGGTATATTTCCACCAGTAGTTGTTGGCGGATTTGTGAGCTGTACTTCTCCTGTTTGGTTTACCAAAACATCTGTATCAGATTCTCCAATATCAGCTAAAGCTACAATACTTCTATAATCTTCTGTACTTGCGTTTCTGTTGGTTATCCAAACTTCTACTCTTGTAATACTAACTTGACTGTTAATTAAAGGATAGTTTTTAAGAGAGTTTGCGTAATTGTCTATAAAATATTGTGATAAGAAAAAGTGACGATCATTATCGTAATCCGTCGCCTTTAATTGAAATTCTTGTATAGAAGCACCACCTTCTGCAACAGTTGTGGTACTTTCTGAGTTTTGTTGAGAGAAAACAGCAGTTATATTAGTGTTCCCAAATTTTAATTGTGTTTTTACCCCAAAAAGACTTTGAGCTCCGTTTATTAAGGAGTTTTTAATGGGCATAGAAACATTACCTGCTTCTATTCCTTGTAAAATATCATCTTCCGTTGGTTCGTAACCAATTTTCACTAAATTCTGAAAATCGAAAGTAGATTGTGTGTCGTAATTTGCCGTAAAATCTAATCGGGTACCTACTTGTGCACGAATACTTGCATTAATTTGTTGATCAAAATCAAATGTAAAACTGCTTCTGTTTTCTTCGGATAATTGCGGGTTTTCTGTATTCTGATAAATAAAACCCAATTTTAAATTTAAACTTCCGGTAGGTGTTACTTTAATTTCACTTCCTCCAAAAATAGTTTTAAATAAGTCAGATTTTACATAGTAGGTTGGTAGTAGATCTTTTTGAGCTTCTATAGAACCTTTTTTCTTAGAGTTTGTAGCGCTAACTTTGTCTTTGTAATACTGCGTCATATCTCGTTTTAAACGATAATCTGCATATTCTTTTTGGGTTAGATATATTGGTGTTTTGGTATAATAGTCACCTATTTTTTCTACAATTACATATCTATTTAAATCTTTATCAAAAATAATTTCTTTCTCTGCCAGATAATCTAAAAACAAACCACCAGTTTGCTCTTTTTTAAAGTTATATCTTAATTTTAGAGTGTCATTTTTTACAGTTATAGAATCTGTATCTCTATCGGTTTGCGCATAAGAGGTGTTTGCTATAAAAGCAAAAGCAAGAAATAAAAATATTTTTTTAAAAAAATTTCTCAAAATTCTTATAAATTTTTTAAGGCTAGTTTTATTAAGTTTTCTACGGTGGCTTCTGGGTTTTCTTTTAAAATAGTAGAGATAACTTTCTCGGACTGTTTTTTATTAAACCCTAAAACTTCTAAAGCAGATAACGCTTCATCCTTATTGGTATTGCTTGTAAAGGTAGAAACTTCATCCATGTTAAAGGTTTTTAAAATTTTATCCTTTAAATCTACAATTACTCTTTGCGCTGTTTTTGCACCAATTCCTTTTACAGATTGTATGAGTGGTACATTTTCAGATGCAATTGCATGTTGTATTTCTTCTGCTGTCATTGATGAGCACATAGTTCTTGCAATACTTGGCCCAACGCCAGAAACAGAAATTAATAGCTTAAAAACTTCTCTCTCTGTTTTTGTGAAAAATCCAAAAAGGGTGTGTGCATCTTCTCTTATAGATAAATGGGTGTATAAAACAACAGCTTCATCATCGGGTAAGCTAGAGAAGGTGTTTAGAGAAATATGTAATAAATAACCAACTCCATTGCAATCTACTACAACCTCTGTTGGGTTTTTTTCTACCAATCTTCCTCTAACTTGTGTAATCATATATTTCTTTTTCTAAGCCTCTAAAGTAAGAATTTATTTTAGGTTTGGTGTGAGTGCAATTTATATTTTATAAATTATAGAGACTAGACTTTAAATGATAACAAATAAATGTCTAATCTCTATTTTATTTAAACTTAATTGATTCTCACATCAAATTAATCTTACACTAAATTATTGTTAATTTTAGTTCTCTTCTCTTTTTCTTGAGCATCTACGGCAGCCAATGCAGCCATATTTACCATTTCATCTACACTAGAACCTAATTGTAAAATATGTACAGGTTTACTCAATCCTAAAATTATTGGACCAATAGATTCTGCGTGGTTTAATTGTTTCATTAGTTTGTAAGTAATGTTTGCTGACTCTAAATTTGGGAAAATTAAAACATTTACTTTTTTACCATTTAATTTAGAAAACGGAAATTCTTTAGCTAACATTTCTGGGTTTAAAGCAAAATCTGCTTGCAATTCTCCATCAATAACAGTGTCTGGAAAATGACGGTGTAAATAAGAAACGGCTTCACTAATTTTCTTAGAAGTTTCAGAATTTGAAGATCCAAAGTTAGAAAAAGATACCATTGCCATATTTGGTTTCATACCAAACATTTTTACAAAATTTCCAGTCATTTGAGAAATTTTCACCAATTCTTTAGCCGTAGGGTTTATGTTAATTGTGGTGTCTGCTAAAAATAACGGACCTTGTTTGGTTAACATTAAGTTGGTGGCAGCAATTTTAGTAACTCCTTTATCTTTTTCAATTAGTTCTAAAATTGGTTTTAAAACTGTTGGGTAAGGTCTAGAATATCCTGTAATTAATGCATCTGCTTCTTCTTCATTTACCATCATTGCAGCAAAATAATTACGTTCTCGCATTAATTTTGTTGCTTCAGATAAGGTACGTCCTTTACGTCGTCTATTTTGCCAATAAATTTTACCAAAACGTTCTCTGCGTTCTGTTTCTTCATCGGTTTTTGGATCTATAATTGGCACAATTTCAGTAAAACCTATTTCTGCTTTTAGAGCTAAGATTACTTCTTTTCGTCCTAATAATATTGGGTCACCAATCTTTTCATCATGTACTCTTTGTGCAGCTTTTAAAACATCTATATGGTCTGCTTCTGCAAATACAATACGTTTTCTATTACTTTTTGCTCTGTTGTGTAAAAGTCTAATTTCTTTATTTCCAGAACCAGAACGCTCCATTAATTCTTCTCTATATTTATCCCAATCTTCAATTGGTTCTAGAGCAACACCAGAATCCATTGCAGCTTTTGCAATAGCTGGTGGAATTTCATAAATTAATCTTGGATCAAATGGTTTTGGAATAATATATTCTCTTCCGTACGCTAAACTAACTTCATCATAAACAATATTTACTTGTTCTGGTACCGATTTTTTAGCCAAATCTGCTAAAGCATGAACGGCTGCCATTTTCATTTCTTCATTAATCTTGGTAGCTCTAACATCTAAAGCACCTCTAAAAATAAATGGAAACCCAAGTACATTGTTCACTTGGTTAGGATGGTCAGATCTTCCTGTAGCCATAATAATATCCTTTCTTGTAGCTACTGCTAAATCGTAATCTATTTCGGCTACAGGATTGGCCATTGCAAAAACAATTGGGTCTTTAGCCATGGTTAAAAGCATCTGTGGAGAAACTACATTTCCTTTAGATAAACCAATAAATACATCTGCATCATGCATTGCTTCATCTAGAGTGTGTAAATCTCTATCAGTTGCAAATTCTGCTTTTTGAGAGGTAAGGTCGTCTCTATCGCTTCTAATAACACCTTTACTATCGCACATTACTACGTTTTCTCTTTTTGCGCCTAGTTTTAAATACAAACGGGTACAAGAAATAGCAGCTGCTCCAGCACCATTTACAACAATTTTTACTTTGCTAATATCTTTGTTGGTAATGTCAATCGCATTTTTTAGGGCTGCAGCAGAAATAATTGCAGTTCCGTGTTGGTC
Protein-coding regions in this window:
- the sprA gene encoding cell surface protein SprA encodes the protein MRNFFKKIFLFLAFAFIANTSYAQTDRDTDSITVKNDTLKLRYNFKKEQTGGLFLDYLAEKEIIFDKDLNRYVIVEKIGDYYTKTPIYLTQKEYADYRLKRDMTQYYKDKVSATNSKKKGSIEAQKDLLPTYYVKSDLFKTIFGGSEIKVTPTGSLNLKLGFIYQNTENPQLSEENRSSFTFDFDQQINASIRAQVGTRLDFTANYDTQSTFDFQNLVKIGYEPTEDDILQGIEAGNVSMPIKNSLINGAQSLFGVKTQLKFGNTNITAVFSQQNSESTTTVAEGGASIQEFQLKATDYDNDRHFFLSQYFIDNYANSLKNYPLINSQVSITRVEVWITNRNASTEDYRSIVALADIGESDTDVLVNQTGEVQLTNPPTTTGGNIPTNESNNLSNLLTTTSGIRNISTVNSTLQPYNMSEGTDYSVLENARKLSTNEFTLNSQLGFISLNRRLNDGEVLAVAYEYTIAGGVSGSTKTSFKVGEFSNDGILSPQTLAVKLLRSEILKTKRDRVVNGATITESFPTWRLMMKNVYALGTFPLSQDGFYFEIQYRDDQTGISSNVLQNANTAGIPNLPLIQVFKLDQLDQSQYRSPDGYFDYVEGITVNSQNGFIFFPEPEPFGNDLVQKNNNDIGLNETVDNNYLFKELYLNTKVNAQNNYQNKDKYFLKGYFKSENSGGIPIGAFNVPRGSVTVTAGGRQLVEGVDYVVDYQLGRVQIIDTGLQASGTPISVSTENNAVFNQQRKTFMGVDVEHKFSDNFILGATILNVNERPITPKVNFGSDPINNTMFGVNIDYSTEVPYFTKLANKLPFVDTDVPSNLSVRADMAYLLPGTPSGIDVAGAATSYIDDFEASQIPISILSPLDWHEASTPKFFPGFNGDQENLSYNYQRGKLAWYNVDQIFYGAGDTPANINAVELSRAETRQINYRELFPNVQLDITQNSVIRTLDLAYFPSERGSYNFDTGINVKADGTFSNPQNRWAGVMRALTTNNFDQANVEYVQFWVMDPYENYSITEEEGLPIGMNPENTSNQVGDLYINLGNVSEDILKDSRKMFENGLPETGGDINTIETNWGKVPTNPSIIYAFDENDESRANQDLGYDGLNDAEEFTKYSTTLPNFSKLNPNDPASDNFQYFRGSELDANRASILTRYKNYNNTQGNSPTLNQSTESYPTSSTTYPDVEDINKDQTMNTVESYYEYKISMNRNNLVVGKNYIVDKKTTDVTLENGEKQTATWYQFRVPIRSGTEVNGISDFNSIRFVRMFLTNFRMPVVLRFGELDLVRGDWRRYTKTLDESISTPIDLNKNELKDFEVGVVSIEQNEGSYIQPPGIERERLQGSTSVQLQNEQSATLKVTNLPANETRAIYKNISIDLRRFKNLKMFIHLQKNEGALDINDDDFSAIIRLGTDLDDNFYQIEVPLKVSENGTSALDIWPEANNLDAFLETFGLVKLERDKAGVAITDIYTSIDQNAEIPYTISVKGNPTLAELKTIVLGVKNKTTTPISGEVWFNELRSSGFDNKGGWAAVLNADANFADVANVSLSGSMSTVGFGNVEDRVGQRSLDETKQYDVATSINLGKVLTPKEWGIQLPMSYSIGELYIDPKYDPQFQDIELADALGENENSEFSRDYTKRTSISFTNVKKNRNPNSTKKQRFYDVENLAVSYAHNKEFQRNYNIKKRINESVRASASYNFSFDSKPLEPFKNNDSIFRNKYWQLIKDFNFNPIPKTFAINSSINRNYNEQQSRNLVKGLSAQPELKQRRFLFDWDYTIGFDLTKSLQVNFNATNSYIYDTFGNNDEIQVFDDFFNTGRANHYHQALNGTYNLPIDKIPFLKFIKADYAYTADFDWQAAPQNTIDINGVDVPSVNLIGNTIQNANTHNLNTTINFDAFYKGLGFEKLLLTKNQRKNAKGDQGAGLPRTPGRVKQNKKLSIGKKILKGTYDVLTSVKQGKISYSENNGQLLPGYTEDVGFLGGAPTSFAFGSQVDIRNKALEQGWFVNRNNGEEYYSKTYSKTHYNKLDYTFTLKPIKDLNIDVRGNKIQTRDLSQQLDLVSGSNQFENTPFFETGNFSTSYSMISTAFTDGDVLFQNLRNYRSIISNRLATENTVPASGFGNNSQQVLLPAFVAAYSGKNPDKVNTGLFRDIPIPNWTLRYNGLMKFNFFKKNFSNFVVSHGYRSSYTVSSFTNNLQYDANNPYANLNAAKNYESQLLVSAVTLVDEFSPLIKLDMKMRNSFSLRGEIKSDRTLTMNFNNSTLTDISGTEFIFGMGYVFEDVKFNTRFTGKKQTLKGDINLRADVSLRDNITQIRSVDEDNDQISGGQKLFSIKFTADYRLSNSLTASFYYNHQTSRYAISTTFPRQAINGGFNIIYNLGGN
- the ruvA gene encoding Holliday junction branch migration protein RuvA is translated as MITQVRGRLVEKNPTEVVVDCNGVGYLLHISLNTFSSLPDDEAVVLYTHLSIREDAHTLFGFFTKTEREVFKLLISVSGVGPSIARTMCSSMTAEEIQHAIASENVPLIQSVKGIGAKTAQRVIVDLKDKILKTFNMDEVSTFTSNTNKDEALSALEVLGFNKKQSEKVISTILKENPEATVENLIKLALKNL
- a CDS encoding NADP-dependent malic enzyme produces the protein MSDSRKRHEALLYHAKPKPGKIEVVPTKKYATQHDLALAYSPGVAEPCLEIAKDKNNAYKYTAKGNLVAVISNGTAVLGLGDIGPEASKPVMEGKGLLFKIFADIDVFDIEVDATDVELFIQTVKAIAPTFGGINLEDIKAPEAFEIERRLKEELDIPVMHDDQHGTAIISAAALKNAIDITNKDISKVKIVVNGAGAAAISCTRLYLKLGAKRENVVMCDSKGVIRSDRDDLTSQKAEFATDRDLHTLDEAMHDADVFIGLSKGNVVSPQMLLTMAKDPIVFAMANPVAEIDYDLAVATRKDIIMATGRSDHPNQVNNVLGFPFIFRGALDVRATKINEEMKMAAVHALADLAKKSVPEQVNIVYDEVSLAYGREYIIPKPFDPRLIYEIPPAIAKAAMDSGVALEPIEDWDKYREELMERSGSGNKEIRLLHNRAKSNRKRIVFAEADHIDVLKAAQRVHDEKIGDPILLGRKEVILALKAEIGFTEIVPIIDPKTDEETERRERFGKIYWQNRRRKGRTLSEATKLMRERNYFAAMMVNEEEADALITGYSRPYPTVLKPILELIEKDKGVTKIAATNLMLTKQGPLFLADTTININPTAKELVKISQMTGNFVKMFGMKPNMAMVSFSNFGSSNSETSKKISEAVSYLHRHFPDTVIDGELQADFALNPEMLAKEFPFSKLNGKKVNVLIFPNLESANITYKLMKQLNHAESIGPIILGLSKPVHILQLGSSVDEMVNMAALAAVDAQEKEKRTKINNNLV